In Maylandia zebra isolate NMK-2024a unplaced genomic scaffold, Mzebra_GT3a scaffold11, whole genome shotgun sequence, a single window of DNA contains:
- the LOC143416094 gene encoding protein NLRC3-like, which translates to MMTEVRGFTDPQKEEYFRKRFRDEEQASRIISHIKTSRSLHIMCHIPVFCWITATVLEDVLETREGGQLPKTLTEMYIHFLVVQAKVKKVKYDGGAETDAHWSPESRKMMESLGKLAFDQLQKGNLIFYESDLTECGIDIRAASVYSGVFTQIFKEERGLYQDKVFCFIHLSVQEFLAALHVHLTFINSGLNLLEEQQTTSKKSETGESAKKHFYQSAVNKALQSPNGHLDLFLRFLLGLSLQTNQSLLRALMTQTGSSSLTNQETVQYIKEKLSKNLSAEKSINLIHCLNELNDRSLVEEIQQYRTSGSLSTGKLSPAQCSALTFILLSSEEDLDEFDFKKYSASEEALLRMLPVVKASNKALLSSCNVSEEGCENLLSVVSSQSCSLRELDLSTNSLKASAVKLLSAAVESPHAKLNVLRLNICEISEENCEALSSVLSSQSSN; encoded by the exons atgatgacagaggtcagagggttcactgacccacagaaggaggagtacttcaggaagagattcagagatgaggagcaggccagcaggatcatctcccacatcaagacatcacgaagcctccacatcatgtgtcacatcccagtcttctgctggatcactgctacagttctggaggatgtgctggaaaccagagagggaggacagctgcccaagaccctgactgagatgtacatccacttcctggtggttcaggccaaagtgaagaaggtcaagtatgatggaggagctgagacagatgcACACTGGAGTcctgagagcaggaagatgatggagtctctgggaaaactggcttttgatcagctgcagaaaggaaacctgatcttctatgaatcagacctgacagagtgtggcatcgatatcagagcagcctcagtgtactcaggagtgttcacacagatctttaaagaggagagaggactgtaccaggacaaggtgttctgcttcatccatctgagtgttcaggagtttctggctgctcttcatgtccatctgaccttcatcaactctggactcaatctgctggaagaacaacaaacaacatccaagaagtctgaaacaggagaatctgcaaagaaacacttctaccagagtgctgtgaacaaggccttacagagtccaaatggacacctggacttgttcctccgcttcctcctgggtctttccctgcagaccaatcagagtcTCCTACGAGCCctgatgacacagacaggaagtagctcactgaccaatcaggaaacagtccagtacatcaaggagaagctcagtaagaatctgtctgcagagaaaagcatcaatctgatccactgtctgaatgaactgaatgatcgttctctagtggaggagatccaacaatacaggacttcaggaagtctctccacaggtaaactgtctcctgctcagtgctcagctctgaccttcatcttactgtcatcagaagaagatctggatgagtttgacttcaagaaatactctgcttcagaggaggctcttctgagaatgctgccagtggtcaaagcctccaacaaagctct ACTGAGCAGCTGTAACGTCTCAGAGGAAGGCTGTGAAAATCTGTTGTCAGtggtcagctcccagtcctgtagtctgagagagctggacctgagtaccaacagcctgaaggcttcagcagtaaagcttctgtctgctgcagtggagagtccacatgccaaactgaatgttctgag acttaacatctgtgaaatctcagaggaaaactgtgaagctctgtcctcagttctcagctcgcagtcctcta actga